Genomic segment of Anguilla rostrata isolate EN2019 chromosome 13, ASM1855537v3, whole genome shotgun sequence:
TACACTATCATTAAGCCAGTTGGTTATTTCAAAAGCATATTCTCCAAGCTGACCGGAATGCAGAATGAGGACATTACTTTTGTGGGGGCGTGCTGGCATCACTGACAATGCAAGGGTGCTATCatcaaaaaaaagcaaatattatGCTAGGACTGAAGACTCTCTAGTCTCTCacgtttattttcatttgatgaTGGGCAAATGAAATGGCTAGCCTCGCAAGGAGGAGGTTCAGGATCGAGGCCCGGGCTGGATCCTCTCtttgtggagtctgcatgttcttcctgtgtcccgtgtgggtttccttctGGTACTCCAGTTTCCACCAAAAGGCATGCATATTAGGTTAGGTacactcctgccattgcccttgacctggcctcagaactggagttggttccctgggtgctgcactgtggctgactcactcctcctaacagggccggcccgtggcataaacaaTCTaggtttagggccacaaccgctgggGGGGTCCCACACGACCACGctgggggggccacacgatccaatgtttaatAACGGTAAATAACGTCATTTTCGCAATTATGTTATTGATCCCCTATTGCGGAACTAGCAGAATGGCAAccaaacatttcataacaatttaaaataagatgtaagaaggattttaccaagcgacccccccccccccccaactcggACAGAgttgcttagggccaccaaaatcctagggccggccctggtTCCTAAGTAACTACGATTGGTTACATGCTGATGACCAATTACCCAACGGGGCTCAATAAAGCATCTTAAATCTTAATCTTATCTTAAATACACTGACCAATTGAATGATGGATGAGTGAAAGTACTGCATTGTGATTTGGTTTCATCCTAGCTATTGCAGTTTGGGGGAACTGAAAAGTTATTGCATGTACAGGGCATGTTAGGTTTGCCCGACCTGCCTACCCCACCCAAACTACCACACTCACTGTCATCTTCCCCCAAAAATAAATGGTATGGTATCACAACCATCCTCACTGAAAATTCACTTTTCTTATTGTAAAATAAGGGTGTTGAAAAGCAGACATtctgatttattcatttgtgaagAACATGAACTTATCAGGTAATATGGGCATATACATTTTAAGAGACTAAATCAATATGTTTTAAACACGACAagcattcatttgtttcttttaaattttatttttaatcaaattacaATGCTTCCTATCCACAGTTCTTGCTCATAGTGACATTTGTTACGTTATAATTCTGAAGGGAAACACATTACTGAATAAAATAGATAGTATTAGCAATAAGCTTAAAAtccaattaaaatcaaattaagccaatattaatattaatattaataaataatattaattaatattaatacaaaaaTTGCGTATTATAAATCCAAATGTCACTCGGATCAGTAAGGTTTCAGagcaaattaaaatacagagaTGAACAATGCACCTGGACTTCAAACAATACTTTAGACATGATGGTGTCTTAAGTTTAATCAGACTAACAAAGCAATGCTTCTACCACCTCAAAAAAAGCAGGAAAGTCCAATTAGTATCATTTGGATTCAGTTTAACTGTCAATCTGCTAGTCAGAGTTACAAGAAAAGCCAAGCCAAGCTGACATTTAGATTGCAGCTCTCAGGGTGGGATAAGATCATAAGCCATTTCAGTctgaccaaaagaaaaaaataattaaataaaaactacatttgtttggcttgattatttatttatatccacAGGAGAGGAACAATGAAATTAAGGTAacctaaaatgcattttgccgGGCCTCCATTTTCTTGGCATCAGCCTACTAATTTCGACCATGAACTTTGGTTAATGATTATACATTATTCAATATGTAAAGAACAAACAAGTGGACGATGAGGCAGCTGAGCAATCAAAAACACTAATTCAAAATATACAGAATTGGAATTATACAGACAGACAATATCAGTAATATTCCAGCACCAAATTTCAAGAGAGCCAAACAAAACCTCTTTGATTTGTGCAAATATATTTATCTGAaatcattatttacatttcttatCTTCTCTGTAGAGCAGTCACAGTGGTATGAATAAATCTGTTAAAGACTGAGACTGTTAATCACCTGCACCGCTGCTCCCAATCTTAAAAAAGTAAGGAGTTTTTTCAGGTGCTGTGGGCATTATGAAAAATTCTGGTGAGTGGGTTTGTGGGTatcattttaattgttcattttaattgaacacAGCTTGACCGTCATTCACATTTGCACACAGGAAAGGATTACTTGTCTCCCAAAAGATAAGGACTGATGACAGCTATGCCACAAATGTCTTGCATGTGACGGGCTAAAATCTGCTCACTGGTAAGAATGGAAAAGAGCTTGTGTGCAATTAAGTGAGGCCCAAAATTGCAAAAATCACAGAAGAAGTTTAAATCAATTCAATACTAGTTGGTCTGGACCTAATTGCACTTTACTCAAAGAAATGTCTTTCGTTAAACATTAAGCGGATGGTACCATGTATAAAATTAGGTATGTTAGTGGACTACATGGTGGCTAATTTATAAGTAGGATGTGGAATACATTAGGCCAGCGGTTTTCATCTTTTTCTGATCCAGAGACCCTCACcgaggctcaaaggcatccaggggacgGTTGCTTCCAGAACTCGTCCAGTTGACACGAGTGAATACGGAGAAAGAAATGGACTCTGGGAAAAATCGTGCTGAAGAACACCAGTGTGGCTGAGACCAGCATCATTAGATTAAATTAGAAACATGTAATTGATAATACATCTGAAGACACTCGAGCAGCGCCACATTTTCATACCTTTTTGACAATTGGAAAGGAGCACTGTTAGCAATATCtacacatatttacaatcaTAAATAAACATCCGTACTATTTGGGGAAGGACGAATGCCAGCAGAATTACacagcagcattttgaaatgtagATGGCACATCCAACAATCTTGTGCTTTCACCATGAAGCCACTTTCTAAACATATGtcataatgtattttcatttcataccAGGTTCATTAaatgtgatcattttttttaaaaacttttgacCAACTAAAGGGTTAGCGAACTaaaaaaaatgagcacaaacaaTGTTCCAAGGTGGCATGGACTTCAAGTGACCTCAGACCTTTGCCTTCTAGACAACCAAGACTAATATATTCTTCTCCATATGATGTCAACACACAATTAGGGCCCAAGATAGAACACTGCAGGTCTCAGAAATATGCCGAAGTCAGTGATCGTGAGGTCAATACAACATAACAACCTCCTTAATTACTCTTACTGTCAAAAGCGTGTGCAGTACAATCACGACTATCGTGCGCAGAAACGGGAAACGATTAAGGCCATGTCTCGAAGCAAGAGATACCATTTATCACTGATGAACCCACGTAAATCTTCACACGTGACTACTGGGAGCGTGATGCACTGGGCCGTTAGCGCAGATtatgaaaacacaaaaggagCAAGGATGAAGATTGAAATCCACTCCTCCTTGCATCAAAGCGAAAGACGACAAGATAAACCACAAGGACCCAGCCGGGCGGAGAGAATGCAACCCCGGTGGCTTTGAAAACGGAAGAGTCCTTCGGTTAGGAGAAGGGGCGACTACCCTGTGTTCGGTTCGCGGGGCGCAGGGGCCGCTTCAGAACTCCTCGTGCACGTTGCGGGCGTAGTCCATCAGCTTGCTGCCGGTGAAGTACTCGCTGTACCGGagatctcctccagctccagcgTGTGGTTCTGGTTCTCGTCGGCCACGGCGATCATCTGCTTGGCCTCGTTCAGGGCGTTGTGCTCATTCATGGGGTCCATGTATTCCTGAAGGCCAATGAGAAGCCATGAGCGTGATCAtgtgattgctttttttttttttaaatctttggtGCACTATAAACCACACCGTGCAGGAATCTGCTCCagtttttctttacaaatgGCAAGAATAAATAACGAGTGGTATCTTCACAGGATTTGAAAGACACGGACACATGCCTACCTCCAGCTCTTCCATGGTGACGATGCTGTCGTGGTTGGCGTCGATGACCTCCTCAAACTCCTTCTTCCGTTCCCGTACCCAGTCATCGTCGATGTCCTGCGCTTCCTGGTTCTCAGCCGTGCCCATCGGCAGGGAGATGAACTCGGACAGGGTCAACTTCTTGTTTCCGTCTTGATCTATCAGCACCACAAGAGAACCAACAGTAATACTGTAAATCTAGTATTGCTAGTCGTCACAAATAACACtttataaagtaaaatatagTGCAGGTTATGTACCAATTTAGTGTTCATTTCCTAACCAAATTGACCCCCCTTAAGAATATGAACAACTCATCTGGCCAAACGTGGCTTTTCGTTCTTCGCGCTACATGtgctttcagtttctttttttttttccacctgggtcaaatacgtactTGTTTgggattaaaatacttttctgtgctctgttgatcttgcctggtgtaacagagcctgccaatatgaccagaaggccaGGGGTGttgcactttctgagagtattCCGttggttccagtacaccagacaagatcagtagagCGTAGaacagtatttgaatccaaaacaaacacgtattAGACCCAGGTCTGGATGATTGGTCACTGGGACCGCACAGGCAGGAGTGGAAGAAGCGAGGCGTACCCAGATCGCGGACGATCTCCTTCACCATGTACTTGAGCATGCCGCGGCTGTGCTCCGGGTGCAGGAAGGACAGGAACTCCTCCTCGTTCAGCACCTGGTCCGCCGGGGGGCTGTCCGCCTGGAACCAGCGGTCCTTCAGGCTCTCCAGCACTTCCTGAGCTGAGCACCgccaacacacatacagtccGCTCATAATCACACAGTGAAAGTGGACTGGACACACGGCAGATGGGTTGCAGTGGAATTTAGTACAGGAATGTAGCGTAGTGGTTAGTGGTTGTATTGATACATCAATCCAGACCCATGTGTTGGTTCAAAGGGCAACCAATCGGATCTGCTTTGTTATGAATCGTAGCAAAATGTCCATAATCTTACGGCGGTTCGCTCTCTAGCAACACTTACAACATCACTGTTTAAGTTTCCGACTTGACCTCATCATCACTCGCACTGGTGCCATTTTTTCTTCCATTGAACGTGATGTCAATAAGTTTGTCACTTCTCATTTTGGTTGCATGTGTACACTGTAACAGGAGTGCTTTAGCTGGATCATATATACTATTTGTTTCTCCCTACATCGGATCACTTTGTATCGTATCATAGCAGAATTAGTGATATTGCTACATAGCGAACCGTTGCCTCAAGAATTTAAATCGTATCCTGTTGTGGTGAAGCCTGAGGTTTACACTCCATGTAGTTCCCAGCCATACTGTACAAACCAATGCACCTGTGAAGAAGCAGCCCCAAATCCTCCCTGGGGTCCTGGCTATGCAGGGCACCTATGAATACTGCTTTGGCATCAAATATCCACGTGAATACTGTAAAAGACAGTGTGACTGTCTGAAAGAAAATTAACTGTGCAACCATGTTGATTTTAAAACTGGATTTTCAGCAGTGATGAAACTAATGCAAATTAATGGAGGCAATGAAGCTCACTGTCACGATAAAGGTGTCGACTGTGCATTCACTCAAAAAGGGAACCACTCACTCTCCTCATCCACTTTCAGATCCTCGTTTCTCTTGATCTTCTCGGCCACCTCCTTCTCATCAAACCCTTTGCTGGCCAAGAACTTCACCCGATATTCAtcccaggtcacatgacctacaCAAACGAAAGGCAAATCAGAACCTTGTCAGCAACATTTTTCCAAATGACGTACACAGAACAGAAGAATTTCCAGAGCTGAATATCTGTTACGTGGTAcatggaaattttttttaaagttgacgTGATTCACTTAAGGTACAAGATAATCAGGCTTagagaaactgagagaaatATTACAACAGTGTATATAAAGCATGGGGGCAGGggaaaaaatttgttttgaggAAACAGAGATTTCCATTGTGAAACCGGTTCCTTTTCAAACATGCAATACAAGGGAGGCTACACATTTATGGTGAAGATGTATTGTATTGCAGTTTTGACGTAATAGGCATGTTCCTTACTTGACACTGAATTAACATTAACTGGTGACTCAACCAACTCATTTGGCGGACTTCTCCTTACCATCACCGTCTGGGTCAACGGCATGGAAGCTAACTTTGTTCTCTTTGACCGCTTGCTGGAAGTGCTCCTCTGTCTTCTGCATGATCCAGCGCTGCATCTCTTTGGCACTGATGCTCCTGTCCTCATTGGTGTCCACCCTACAGAGGGACGGGACAAATTCATGACAACTCCTGCtgccacaaaaaacacacaagcagactGCCACCCTCAAGCCTTCCTTATAAGAGAAACCAAGCATTGTCTTGGGCATTCTTACAGAACTTACAGTATATTTAGATACAAGGAGGAAGATAAATCACAAATGAAGAGGAAATTAAAGCAGTGAGATTCTGATCTTCTTCAGAGTACAGCgtcgaaacaaaaaaaacccaaatgagAGTTCCATACTTGCTGAAAATCTCTATCAGcttcttcctgttcttcctgGGCTCCGAATCCTCCTCAAACTCTTCCATATCTTTCCCCAGGAACACTTCCTGGTGGAAGTCCTTGTTGAGGTGGCCGTCCATCTCCAGCTTCACGCCATTCAGGTGGTCTGGCGGAAGGATTTCATTTTCCTCTTTGCTGTTCAGCTTCTTGTCCCGGTTGGCTGACATGTTGGCTGGGCGGGCCTCGACGTCCATTGCGAGGAAGAGGGCTACTAGGACCAGGGAGATGAAGTTTGGCCACCTGCTCCTGACCTTCCTCAGAGTCATGGCTTCCAGTATTTGTTGTCTTGTACAAACGAGAACactgtaataaatacataaataaatatataaataagtaaataaatgccaatgtatttttattttaaaccaaaaacGTAATTGAAATTCATGGGTCTTTGCAGGGATTCATCTGACAAAATAGTGCGCACAATGGCTTGGATGACCCATGCAGTGTGCATACAAACCAGGGAAGTACCTTGTACCCTGCAGAAATCTCACACATAGCaaagaccccctcccccttcaaaaAATGTCCATATCTgaatgttgatttaatttagCTAGAATTAACCAAGATACATTTGTGCAGAACGTTTAATTATGGAAAATGCTGCCAACTTCAAGTATTAAACAACTTCGCCAGAACAGTTCGGTAGTTGTCTATATAAGCATTTGTACAATGTGGCGCAGGTGCTTTCGGGTCAGtattatccatttataaatTATCGTCCCTAACCACATCACTATCTAACAGGCTAACTTAAACGTTTCATGCAAATACTGAGCAATTACTGTCGTTGGTTACTGTCGCGAAACAGCAAGCTAACTGTCAAGGTTCTGGGATCCAAACATCTCGCTGGCTAGAAATCAAGCTGTCAAAAGTATTAGCAAGCCTAAAATGCCGGAGCGCTGCAATAATGTTTCCTTACATTATACATCTGTAATTAGATCGATTAAAATTAACGTCAGCTATGCTACGAGACGGAGTCCTGTTGATAGTGACTCTCCACATCACAGCCAAGCTAGCCAATGGGTGTCTGACGAGTAAACGAGCTAACTGACAAATATAGCTATGTGTAACATTACAGTGCTAGTTAACTGTTGACATACCTGCTAGTATCACGCTCAGTGCGAGGCCCACACCTATCTGCAATAAATTCCTATGTAGGAAAGTAGCCAACTATCTGGATAGCTTGCCACGAATCCTAAAATGTAGAGAGGTAACGAGCTGTCAACAGCATTCATTCGGCTGAACTCTCACATGCTTCAGGTCGTCAGATTATTTCCTGGACACGTGGCCTTTCCTAGAATGATGGACACTTACGCGGtcactttcttctcttttccatTTAAACCTCTTATACAAGGTATGTGATAATCAGACAGTGCTAACGTCAGTTATTCTAAGGTAAACATTCATCCTGTttaacctcctcctcctccacagcatACGTCACTGCTTTGAAAAAATTGGACAGAGCCTTATATAAAATGGATAAGTTAGGGTCTGTTCAGCGGTCCGGTAGGGACCGATTTCGGCTACGTCCCCATCGCAGAACTATACCTGTGGTCCCAATCCACACCTTCATTCGCCAGTAACGTCGGAAATTGGAACGTCTATGCATGTTGACAACAACGTGTTTAATTGACTCTTGAATGCAATCTTTGTCAAAATACATGGAAATTCATATTGCCTTTTTCCTTGCATTTTTCGTTCTCCAACTCAACGTGTAATATGTACGTTAACCTAAGACAACATTTATCTTATTTGaatctacaaaaaaatatatgttcaagtacacatacatacttacatacatatAGGTCTAGCAGACGCTcttccagagcgacttacaacatgCATTAAAACTCAGAGACAGCGCTTTACAACATCCTGCAAGCGAGCTAAATAGTAAACTTTGCTTAGGTATAGTGGAATTGTacacctatttttttttttttttttttaatttagaaaatttaGGGTAGTGGGGTGATGGGAGATGTAGCTTGAaggagtcttcagtctacgttgaAGAGCCAGTCTGTTCTGATCACAAAGGTCATTCCACACGTGGCTAGAACAACGAGGCTGACGGTGTGTCAGCGGCAGGACCAGCACTGTGGACAGAACGGTCACTGGGTAGGTTGAGAGTTCGTAAGAGGCTGACCCTGGCGCTTGAAGGCACACTATGTTAATTTGGCAGCTCACGGACAGGGTGTGGCAGGGGTAACTGAATGTCTGGAGTGAAGACCAGACCGCTGCGCTGATGattgcaggggtctgatagatAGCGGAGCCAGCAGCAGGTACAGTGTCGCGGACGGACCCGCCTGACAGATTGCAAAAGTGTGAGGAGGCGATCCCCGGATTCATAAAATGCCTACATCATGAAGTATTCTCACGTAGTGCCGATGGACGCCCTGCAAGGATCCTCATGCAGTTGACTATAAACAGTAACGAGCACTGATTATAGCTggaaagctagctagctagcattgcTTTTGCCATGGAGCTAAAAGATCCTGTGTGAACTGGTAGTTAGCTAACCAGCTGTATATCCACTGTACCATTCACTCAGTCAGCGATAAGGaggctagctggctaacttaATGTGTCCGGACACATTTTGCGATGTGCAATGAATTGGTGGCAAAATTATCTCAGACACGCAATCTGGAAGTGATGACTGGAGACTGGGTAAGATTAACGCTATCGTTTATCAAATTAAGTAACGAATAGTTGTATTTCATTGACACGTCAGACAGTTAGTTACTAGCTTGCAAGCTGACGTTAGACTAATGTGTTTTGTTCGgttaaaggttttttaaaaaaatgatatactgCTAGCCTACAAGTTGCATGATGTGTTGCCTGGTTCTACCGTACAAGATATACGGGCAAATGGGGCTTATCGTTTAATTAACTATGTaactattattaattattaacttTAGCACTTCCGTAATATTAACAATGCtcgctatctagctagccaactgGCTAGCCGGAGTGGTGTTGAAAACCTGGCGGTCAGTTTGCTGCATTGCCATGAATAGCAAGACAGCTAACATCCATCGACGTCGTCTCCAGTTTTTTCCTAATCTTTGCTAACTTTTGTTCCTAGATTTATAATGATTTACTAGACTAACTcagaccacagaaataaaatcaaatattgaATTCAACTATCGTTAGCAATGTCAGTAGTAGCGCTATCGTTAGATGGCAACCAAGCAAATGGTAATGCCAAATGATTTGGTCAAATTTGTTagtcaaatgaataaattttaCAACTTTCGGTTCTTTAGCTAACGTTGGTTTGTTTGGTGTCTAGTTATCATTTGGGCCAAATGTAGCTGGGTAGCTACTGTCATTGATCTGACCAAGTAGCAGTTTTCGCTAGTACAAATGTTATCACAGTTGTGACAAGCCGATTAGTCTAACGTTAGTCATGAACACAGCTTGAAGTTGTGCCAACGTTGCACTTGTCTTTCATCCTGGCaacattaatttacataacGGTTTGACAAgtttatacaaatatttaaccACTTAAACGTATCTCAAGTGGTCAGTGTGAATGCCACATTTAAGGGTCAAATAGCCTATATGATCCGAGTCTCCGAAAGGCCGCTGTCAGCAAGTCCAATTTATCTTTTACGAATCAATCCAAAAGTATTTGCGTGGGAAAAGTGTGTTTCTGTTATTTGTATGTGCGCTTTATCCAAGGATTCgtttttaatattgttatttGAGCGATGATGGCGTTTTATAATCTGTAATCGTGGCCATTTGCAAAACCAGAATCCCAGAATACCAAATccacttaaattattttttcagaataagGAATAGTTGAATATTTACAGCCTTGTGATATATCTAACCTTTCACACTCCATGTAATTTAGTTTATTGTTAAGTGTAttgttttaaagcaaaaaactTATTTAAAACACCTTTTATGCGCTTGCTGCTGCATCCATTGCACATTACGTTTACCCTCTTTTTGGTTTGCTTTTCAATCAGGCAAGTAGGCCGACTAAAATTGAATCTTGTGTGCCAGGTGgcaatttgttaaaataaaaactcatgttatttttttcactggTCTTcagatttcaaatgtaattttgaacGAAAGGCATGTTTTCCTCTTGAGTAGCTTAAAGTGTTATTAAACATTACGCAATCCATATTACATAATTGTGACAAGCACACATTAGATTGCAGTCAGACTGAATTAATCTAAATTATTCCAGCGTCTGGACTGTCACTTCAGGTACGTCCATCAGCAGATTGTATTATTCCAGCCGAGCGCCTTGCGAAACAATGTCTTTTCTCCAGGAGGTCTGACGCCATGAACCTGGTCCGGCTGCTTTGTCGCCACAAGACGGCCCTGGGCATCGGGGGGCTGTTCGTCTTCGCCGtggtcctcctcttcctggccAAGTGCACCTCGGAGACCCTGAGGCCCGCGGAGtcgcccggctccgccccccgctcGGACCTCCACGCGGAGCGCCGGGCGTCCCAGCCCAAGGAGCTGTCCGCCTTCCTGGTGGTGCTGATCACCACGGGGCCCAAGTACACGGAGCGCCGCAGCATCATCCGCAGCACCTGGCTGTCGGCGCGCGACCCGGACGTCCTCGGCCTGTTCGTGGTGGGCACCGCGGGCCTGCCGCCCGACGACCTGCAGAACCTGGGCACGGAGCAGGTGCGCCACCGCGACCTCCTCCTGCTGCCCGAGCTGCGGGACTCCTACGAGAACCTGACGCTCAAGCTGCTGCACATGTACGGCTGGCTGGACCAGAACGTGCGCTTCAAGTTCGTCCTGAAGGCCGACGACGACACCTTCGCCCGGCTGGACCTCATCAAGGAGGAGCTGCGGGCGCGGGAGCCCGCCCGCCTCTACTGGGGCTTCTTCTCCGGCCGCGGGCGGGTGAAGACGGCCGGGAAGTGGAAGGAGAGCACCTGGGCCCTCTGCGACTACTACCTGCCCTACGCCCTGGGCGGCGGCTACGTCCTGTCGGCCGACCTGGTGCACTACGTGCGCCTGAACGTGGGCTACCTGAAGGCGTGGCAGAGCGAGGACGTGTCGCTGGGCGCCTGGCTGGCGCCCGTGGACGTGCGGCGCGTGCACGACCCGCGCTTCGACACCGAGTACAAGTCGCGCGGCTGCAACAACCGGTACCTGGTGACGCACAAGCAGAGCCTGGAGGACATGCTGGAGAAGCACCAGACGCTGCAGAGGGAGGGCCGGCTGTGCAAGGAGGAGGTGAAGCTCCGCCTCTCCTACATCTACGACTGGAACGTCCCACCCTCGCAGTGCTGCCAGCGCAAGGACGGCATCCCCTGAGGCACCCTCCTGCGTCCTGACccctcttatttatttatttattcacttactCACTCCAGCCTCGCTTCCGCCCGGTTGTCATGGTAACACTCCTCTGTGTGGCCTTCCTCTTCCCCCTGGACCGCCGGGGCAGGAAGTGTCCTGCGAGGACAGCGAGTGCGGATTGGCGAtatacgctctctctctgtctccccacTACCCGCCCACCTTGCTTTCCAAGGTCTCTGTAGTGATGTGTTGTGGCTGCTGTCTGTTAGTTTGGGGCCCGTGCAAAGGAGCTTGTGGGCCCTACAAGCAGAGCACACTCGTTTGGCACACCTCTGTGTTGGGTTTTGTATTTTGGATTTGTTCCAGCGCGATACATgcctacatactgtacatacaagcacatacattctgtacacacactcacgcatccAAAGTTGTTTGTTGGCTGGCGTGGTGTTGTATTCAATGGCTGATTCACATTAAGCTTGAAGAACTATGAGCAGAGCCAGACAGTGGGTTATAGCCTTTTAATTTGGCTTTTAAAGGCTGTCGTCGGGGATTTGCCCAGAGACTTGAAAAGTGGCATGATGGTCCAATTTGAAGTCGGCTGATATTTCAAACCCTGTGATGAAATGACTAGGTTTCCTTTTTggggaaattaaaaacagaaccaTTTGCAGCTTTTACTGTGTGgaccttttgttttgttctgttaccTAAAACGTTGccaaaagctttttatttaagtggtttaaaaaaaaaagaagagaaaacaagTACAAGGATATGACATGCTTCAATGTAATTTAGGAAATTGGTGCTCTAGGGacattttgtcattaaaatgtttttaaaagtcctgatatatatatatatttttttttttttcatttgaagtcCCTgtgatgaaatgtaatgtaaatgagttTTTGGTTGAGGAGAAAGTCTCCAAACAGGGGCATCAATGAAACAACGTGGAAACCGTTGGCAAAGGCACTAATCTGTCACTAATCCCATGCAGTGGGAACGTAAATGAATGAACATGAATCTTGAAAGCAGGTACTGCATTATTGCCTGGCCAGATAATAATGTTGCCCACAGTAATGCTATGGAGTACAGATATCATTGTGTTTTAGTCAGGGTAGACCAATACTAAAGGTAATAGTTTGTCTTGTCACAGAAATATGCGTTATGTTCCAAAGTTCCATCACCTTGCATATTGTAACGTCAGTAAGCTAAGACGAGCCATGTAcacgtgtatttgtgtgtgttcagccaGTTGAAAACCAAGACTTGAAATTGCAAATATGTGGAGTCGACAAAAAAATGAGGGTTCGGGGGGTGGTTTTCATAAAGTGTTGTGTATTAAGCTGCGTGTGTAATTATGTTTCCATTTCTTTCCTTTGTTCGCTGCCTGTATATTAAACGCAACTCGAATTTCTGTTTTGAGTCGTACATTTCAGTTAAGTGTGCCCTGTGGTTTTTTACACTTGTCCTTTCAAAACGCAGTGAGCAATAACCGTTGCAG
This window contains:
- the b3galt6 gene encoding beta-1,3-galactosyltransferase 6, encoding MNLVRLLCRHKTALGIGGLFVFAVVLLFLAKCTSETLRPAESPGSAPRSDLHAERRASQPKELSAFLVVLITTGPKYTERRSIIRSTWLSARDPDVLGLFVVGTAGLPPDDLQNLGTEQVRHRDLLLLPELRDSYENLTLKLLHMYGWLDQNVRFKFVLKADDDTFARLDLIKEELRAREPARLYWGFFSGRGRVKTAGKWKESTWALCDYYLPYALGGGYVLSADLVHYVRLNVGYLKAWQSEDVSLGAWLAPVDVRRVHDPRFDTEYKSRGCNNRYLVTHKQSLEDMLEKHQTLQREGRLCKEEVKLRLSYIYDWNVPPSQCCQRKDGIP
- the LOC135237586 gene encoding 45 kDa calcium-binding protein-like, whose translation is MTLRKVRSRWPNFISLVLVALFLAMDVEARPANMSANRDKKLNSKEENEILPPDHLNGVKLEMDGHLNKDFHQEVFLGKDMEEFEEDSEPRKNRKKLIEIFSKVDTNEDRSISAKEMQRWIMQKTEEHFQQAVKENKVSFHAVDPDGDGHVTWDEYRVKFLASKGFDEKEVAEKIKRNEDLKVDEETQEVLESLKDRWFQADSPPADQVLNEEEFLSFLHPEHSRGMLKYMVKEIVRDLDQDGNKKLTLSEFISLPMGTAENQEAQDIDDDWVRERKKEFEEVIDANHDSIVTMEELEEYMDPMNEHNALNEAKQMIAVADENQNHTLELEEISGTASTSPAAS